CAGCAGTGCAGGTTATTATAGTTTGTTCTAAGAACACTACAATTTACTAAGCAGTGATGGCTGGTAGGAATCATCAGCACCCAACAATGTTGCAAAAGTTTCCTGTTATGCAGCATCAGCAACAATTTCCGTATGGAACCTACTCAAATGGTGGTTTAAAGTATGCTATGACATCATGCAAAGCAAGTTCCTCAAGTGATGTGCATTCTGCAGGTTCAGCAGTGTTTGTCCAATCTCCATCAGAGAAAAACTTTGCAACTTTTGCCACTAATTTTCTCATGGGAGGAGTGTCTGCTGCAGTTTCCAAGACTGCAGTAGCGCCGCTTGAGCGCGCAAAGCTTCTACTCCAAAACCAAGATGAGATGATCAAGGCTGGCAGGCTCTCCGAACCCTACAAAGGCATCGGAGACTGCTTTGCCAGATCGATCCGAGACGAAGGGATCACTTCACTATGGAGAGGGAACACTGTCAATGTTATCCGTTACTTCCCAACACAGGTTATTTTATTTGCCTAATTATTTTCATGTGCTTGAACTTTGTATTGTAATAACTTGTTACACAAGTAATTGTATAAAATTCTGTCACAGGCCTTGAACTTTGCATTTAAAGACTACTTTAAGGTACTATTCAACTTCAATAAGGACAGAGATGGGTACTGGAAGTGGTTTGGAGGTAACTTGTTATCTGGCAGCGCTGCTGGAGCTTCGTCGTCAGTGTTTGTTTATTCGCTGGATTATGCTAGAACTCGGCTTACCAATGATGCCAAGGCTGGTGGACAGAGGCAGTTCAATGGTTTGGTGGATGTTTACAGGAAGACCATTAAATCTGATGGCATTGCTGGCCTCTACCGTGGCTTCAACATTTCTCTTGCCGGAATCATTGTCTACCGGGGCTTGTACTTTGGAATCTATGATTCTGTTAAGCCTGTAATCTTGGTAGGATCATTGCAGGTCAGTCATTACTCCATTACTATCCTTTCCCCTGTTAAGAATTACACTAATGTTACATATGATTCTAGTTCTAGTTCTAGTTATACTATTAATGACCTGTTAGTAAttagtatagaataaaataatggTTGCGCTcgataaacaaaaattattttaatgattaagAATAGTATTATTTGAACATAGTTATTATCGTATTCTGTGTCGACATATCATCCATCCATTATTAAATGAAACCAGAGTGTGTACTTACATTAAAAGTCGTACCACGTCTAACGGTGAATAAATCGTAAATATGACGAtgactattaaaaaaaattatttgggaATTAAAGCCTTATGATGTTTCTTTCAACCTAAAGGCCTACACACCagagttaaattaaattaaaaaactatTTGTATCTGAAATAAGTTACACATACCATGTGTTTggtttcattattcttgttatgGATATTACAGGATAGTTTCATGGCAAGTTTTGCTCTGGGATGGGTTGTTACAAATGCTGCAGCATTTGCCTCCTATCCAATAGACACTGTC
This region of Arachis hypogaea cultivar Tifrunner chromosome 8, arahy.Tifrunner.gnm2.J5K5, whole genome shotgun sequence genomic DNA includes:
- the LOC112706648 gene encoding ADP,ATP carrier protein 1, mitochondrial, translating into MAGRNHQHPTMLQKFPVMQHQQQFPYGTYSNGGLKYAMTSCKASSSSDVHSAGSAVFVQSPSEKNFATFATNFLMGGVSAAVSKTAVAPLERAKLLLQNQDEMIKAGRLSEPYKGIGDCFARSIRDEGITSLWRGNTVNVIRYFPTQALNFAFKDYFKVLFNFNKDRDGYWKWFGGNLLSGSAAGASSSVFVYSLDYARTRLTNDAKAGGQRQFNGLVDVYRKTIKSDGIAGLYRGFNISLAGIIVYRGLYFGIYDSVKPVILVGSLQDSFMASFALGWVVTNAAAFASYPIDTVRRRMMMTSGEAIKYKSSIDAFSQILKKEGSKSLFKGAGANILRAMASAGVLAGYDKLQILLLGKKYSSGGS